From a single Adhaeribacter swui genomic region:
- a CDS encoding amidohydrolase family protein, which produces MKKFILVLALLAGSLTNYAQKSTAGFYLIKAGKMYDAETNTFVTDQEILISGNTIQAVGPRLKVPKNAQILDAHNATVTPGLIDAHTHLLFKQKQNEGLEVGSKIPEAKRLQQGQQFADALLRTGFTTLRDLGNSGQYLDQELQKQLAQDKKPTPRLYLSGPILSPPGGQFFKLPPADSFIIKQEYLIIKNKKDAYQAVTQQAQKKVNVIKVCLDTDYRQMGAEEINAIVAAAKEKKLPVTAHSTSDKTARLAVLAGVNGIEHGYSLSDSTIMLMGQRGVYLVPTDVSREKAMLLVAGIGLKGKEAEDAANNFLQTNHDRIKKARQYKVMLVAGSDFYFDMPNLTRAEGSKDVLVAYLEAGLTPAEVLQTATINAAKAIGNANKTGILKKGMAADLVIFNGDLEKNFTQALNDVQLIIKDGQVVKPENKE; this is translated from the coding sequence ATGAAAAAGTTTATTCTAGTCCTGGCTTTACTGGCCGGCAGCTTGACCAACTACGCGCAAAAAAGTACCGCTGGCTTTTATTTAATTAAAGCCGGCAAAATGTATGATGCTGAAACTAATACCTTTGTTACCGACCAGGAAATTTTAATTTCGGGTAATACTATTCAAGCAGTAGGCCCACGCCTGAAAGTACCCAAGAACGCCCAAATTCTGGATGCCCACAACGCTACTGTTACACCTGGCTTAATAGACGCGCACACGCATTTACTGTTTAAGCAAAAACAAAACGAAGGCCTGGAGGTAGGGTCTAAAATTCCGGAGGCGAAGCGGTTGCAGCAAGGCCAACAATTTGCCGATGCATTATTACGTACCGGCTTTACTACCCTCCGGGATTTGGGCAACTCTGGCCAATACCTCGATCAGGAATTACAAAAACAGTTAGCCCAGGACAAAAAGCCTACGCCCCGCCTCTACTTATCGGGTCCTATTTTGAGTCCACCGGGCGGGCAATTTTTTAAATTACCACCCGCCGACAGCTTTATAATTAAACAGGAATATTTAATTATAAAGAATAAAAAAGATGCATACCAGGCCGTGACTCAACAAGCCCAAAAAAAGGTGAACGTAATAAAAGTTTGTCTGGATACCGATTACCGCCAGATGGGTGCCGAAGAAATAAATGCCATTGTTGCCGCCGCCAAAGAAAAAAAATTACCGGTAACCGCCCATTCCACTTCCGATAAAACTGCCCGCTTGGCCGTACTAGCCGGTGTAAACGGTATCGAACACGGCTATAGCTTATCCGATAGCACCATTATGCTCATGGGCCAGCGTGGGGTTTACCTGGTTCCCACGGATGTGTCGCGGGAAAAAGCCATGCTGCTGGTAGCTGGCATTGGTCTGAAAGGAAAAGAAGCCGAAGATGCAGCTAATAACTTTTTACAAACGAACCACGACCGGATTAAAAAAGCGCGGCAATATAAAGTAATGCTGGTGGCCGGTTCTGATTTTTACTTCGATATGCCCAACCTTACCCGCGCCGAAGGCTCGAAGGATGTGTTAGTCGCTTACCTGGAAGCCGGATTAACCCCGGCCGAAGTATTGCAAACCGCCACCATAAACGCTGCCAAAGCCATAGGCAATGCTAATAAAACAGGAATTTTAAAAAAAGGCATGGCCGCCGATCTGGTAATCTTT
- a CDS encoding RNA polymerase sigma factor yields the protein MPQTPDEFLNLLQPHYRSALQYCRALCREPNDAQDLLQQALVLALEKLPGLRDPTRFKAWFFQIITRAFYRQCRQKFWRCFLPLESTNHTFELENDQPDFPVIFPGTEEPTNERRTRLLEALAKLRPKERAALLLFELGDFTIADIAEIQEEKSLSAIKSRLSRTRQKLKDLILTAEKNKEKIINPTKEITHEIEKMAALFTGRR from the coding sequence ATGCCCCAGACTCCGGATGAATTTTTAAACCTGCTGCAACCGCATTACCGCAGTGCTTTGCAGTATTGCCGCGCCTTGTGTCGCGAGCCGAACGATGCCCAGGATTTGTTGCAGCAGGCACTGGTATTGGCTCTGGAAAAGCTACCGGGTTTGCGCGACCCCACCCGATTTAAAGCCTGGTTTTTCCAGATTATTACCCGCGCCTTTTACCGCCAGTGCCGGCAAAAATTCTGGCGGTGTTTTCTGCCCCTGGAGAGTACCAATCATACATTCGAATTAGAAAATGATCAGCCGGACTTTCCCGTTATTTTTCCGGGGACAGAGGAGCCCACCAACGAGCGCCGCACCCGTTTGCTGGAAGCGCTAGCTAAACTTCGGCCGAAAGAACGAGCCGCTTTACTGCTTTTTGAACTGGGCGATTTTACCATAGCGGATATTGCCGAAATTCAGGAAGAGAAAAGTTTATCAGCCATAAAATCGCGGTTAAGCCGCACCCGCCAAAAGCTAAAAGACTTAATTCTGACGGCCGAAAAAAACAAAGAAAAAATTATTAACCCTACTAAAGAAATTACCCATGAAATCGAAAAAATGGCAGCCCTTTTCACCGGCCGCCGCTAA
- a CDS encoding SMP-30/gluconolactonase/LRE family protein encodes MKLTFKSTLGLLGTSLAISSFIIFNPVYKPANGNTATSSGTTTTADSVNHKLFAPGAQVELIAKQFKFTEGPAADKQGNVFFTDQPNDKIWKYSTDGQLTLFMDKTGRSNGMYFDKKGNLLSCADENNQIWAISPDKKVTVLLKDLDGKKFNGPNDLWVHPKTGTIYFTDPFYPRDYWTRKTPELAKQNVYYLPQGKQEPVLADDNLEQPNGIIGSADGKTLFVADIKANKTYKYQIAPDGKLTNRQLFVEQGSDGMTLDSQGNLYLCGKGVTVYSPAGQKLVHIPVPAGWTANATFGGKDRNMLFITAMEGVYKLPMLVKGI; translated from the coding sequence ATGAAACTAACCTTTAAATCAACTTTAGGCCTGTTGGGTACTTCGTTGGCAATAAGTTCTTTTATTATTTTTAATCCGGTTTATAAACCGGCTAACGGCAACACGGCAACTTCTTCCGGCACAACTACTACGGCCGATTCGGTAAACCATAAACTGTTTGCCCCCGGCGCCCAGGTTGAATTAATTGCCAAACAATTTAAGTTCACGGAAGGTCCTGCCGCCGATAAACAAGGCAACGTTTTTTTCACGGATCAACCGAACGATAAAATCTGGAAATACAGCACCGATGGGCAGCTAACTTTATTTATGGATAAAACTGGCCGCTCCAATGGCATGTACTTCGATAAAAAAGGCAACCTGCTTTCCTGCGCCGACGAGAATAATCAGATTTGGGCTATTAGTCCGGATAAAAAAGTAACGGTGCTCCTGAAAGATTTAGATGGAAAAAAGTTTAACGGCCCTAACGATTTGTGGGTGCACCCCAAAACCGGCACCATTTACTTTACCGATCCGTTTTACCCGCGCGATTACTGGACCCGCAAAACCCCTGAACTAGCCAAGCAAAACGTTTACTACTTACCTCAAGGCAAGCAAGAACCCGTTCTGGCCGATGATAACCTGGAACAACCCAACGGCATTATTGGCTCTGCGGATGGTAAAACCTTGTTCGTTGCCGACATTAAAGCCAATAAAACCTACAAATACCAGATAGCCCCGGATGGCAAATTAACTAACCGCCAATTATTCGTTGAACAAGGTTCCGACGGCATGACCCTGGACAGCCAAGGTAATTTGTATTTATGTGGCAAAGGAGTGACGGTATATTCCCCCGCTGGTCAAAAATTAGTACATATTCCCGTACCTGCCGGCTGGACGGCCAACGCTACTTTCGGCGGCAAAGATCGCAATATGCTTTTTATAACGGCCATGGAAGGCGTTTACAAACTACCAATGTTGGTGAAAGGCATCTAA
- the treY gene encoding malto-oligosyltrehalose synthase, whose product MHNPVATYRLQFHKEFTFADFEGIISYLQKLGVSTIYASPVLEATPGSTHGYDGVNPYHVNPEIGTEEQLRTLSKNLKEQGISWLQDIVPNHMAFHSHNPWLMDVLEKGPQSAYAKFFDITQNSDTMKGRLMVPFLGAPLEQVIQNKELKVAYSEEQQRFVLQYYDSAYPLGYHSYETILTSGEPTQAIQQVLATVEQLHQTEDATAYTAAFSDFQQQLAGLMKNEAVKASVEKSLAEINNNPEKLAQIADEQAYRLCHWQETDQHINYRRFFTVNGLICLNIQDPEVFQTYHQYIQALREEGIFQGLRIDHIDGLYDPTGYLEQLRQSTGEETYLIVEKILEPGEDIPKNWPIQGNTGYDFLSLVNNLFTQKSSEKAFTDFYHQLVGEGAEVQEQIHEKKAYILEHHMAGELENLYQLFRDLNLQDDPDLEGKNAEILKKVIGEFLVQCPVYRFYGNQFPLSEEEAAELSKVFERIRKGKSELSPAVDILEKVLLNKPQQGDEAYNQRAQQFYQRWMQFSGPLMAKGVEDTLMYTYNRFVGHNEVGDSPEAFGHTPEEFHARMQDRQKNWPLTINATSTHDTKRGEDVRARLNVLTDLPEEWLQKVQEWQQLTQDLIKEHKPDVNDAYFIFQTLVGAYPILAEEEASFADRLQEYLQKALREAKINSNWTTPAEDYEQATKDFAVALLDKQSGFWQSFEPFFKKVADFGIVNSLAQVLLKFTCPGIPDTYQGTELWDLSLVDPDNRRPVDYEQRLNYLEELDAYDLNKQEALWTDLWQNRNDARLKLWLTRNLLLERRNNADLFAKGKYIPLEVTGEYKAHVFAFARQHLRTWYVVAVPLHLAAISSGETVDLSAIDWKDTKIVLPKDAPADWQNMLLRTSGKYAHELLVQDLFSVLPVSLLKLQAVNERGAGILLHITSLPSPFGIGDLGPEARNFANVLNRSKQKYWQLLPLNPIEQGQGYSPYSSISSRAGNPLLISPELLAKEGLLPDVDLQQYHLPQTGSVDYQEAQRVKDEILDLAWQNFKNNDFPTLQRQFLDYCLTEAAWLDDFALYMVLKAQNGGSAWFQWPEQFKQRELQALADLTEQNQETLDKIKWVQFIFAKQWKRLRTYCNNRGIQLFGDMPFYISYDSVDVWSNPEIFAVDEAGNMTGVAGVPPDAFSDDGQLWGMPVFRWDVLKERDYDWWVGRLRKNMELYDLVRLDHFRAFADYWEVPAGETTARNGVWQPGPGADFFTYMEKELGSLPFVAEDLGEINDLVLKLRDDFNLPGMKILQFAFGDEMPQNDYIPHNYARNFIAYTGTHDNNTVLGWYRQEGHKYHQQIEHYVGRDLTEDDMYWVMSRLAYASVAKTAILPLQDLLGIDEQGRMNTPGQGEGNWGWRLLPGQLTQEAENVLKEWTYLYNRT is encoded by the coding sequence ATGCATAATCCTGTAGCTACTTACCGACTACAATTTCATAAAGAATTTACTTTTGCCGATTTTGAAGGTATTATTTCGTACCTGCAGAAACTGGGGGTAAGCACCATTTACGCTTCCCCGGTTCTGGAAGCGACACCCGGCAGTACGCATGGCTACGATGGCGTAAATCCGTACCACGTTAATCCGGAGATCGGCACCGAAGAGCAACTCCGGACCTTAAGCAAAAATTTAAAAGAACAAGGAATCAGTTGGCTGCAAGACATTGTGCCGAACCACATGGCTTTTCACTCGCATAACCCTTGGCTCATGGACGTGCTGGAAAAAGGCCCCCAATCGGCTTACGCCAAGTTCTTTGATATTACCCAGAACAGCGACACCATGAAAGGCCGCCTGATGGTGCCTTTTTTAGGCGCACCGCTGGAACAAGTGATTCAGAACAAAGAATTAAAAGTAGCCTACTCCGAAGAGCAACAACGTTTTGTGTTGCAGTACTACGACAGCGCTTACCCGCTGGGCTACCATTCCTACGAAACCATATTAACTTCCGGCGAACCTACACAGGCCATTCAGCAAGTTTTGGCCACGGTAGAACAACTGCATCAAACCGAAGATGCAACGGCTTATACGGCGGCGTTTTCGGATTTTCAGCAACAACTGGCCGGGCTCATGAAAAACGAAGCAGTAAAAGCTTCGGTGGAAAAATCGCTGGCCGAAATCAATAATAACCCGGAAAAACTGGCCCAAATTGCCGATGAGCAAGCCTACCGTTTATGCCATTGGCAGGAAACGGACCAGCACATTAACTACCGCCGTTTTTTCACGGTAAACGGGCTTATCTGTTTAAACATTCAGGATCCGGAAGTTTTCCAGACGTATCACCAGTACATTCAGGCTTTACGCGAAGAAGGTATTTTCCAGGGTTTACGCATCGACCACATCGACGGCCTGTACGACCCTACCGGGTATTTAGAGCAACTGCGGCAATCTACCGGCGAAGAAACCTACCTGATCGTGGAGAAAATTCTGGAACCCGGCGAAGACATTCCAAAAAACTGGCCCATCCAGGGTAACACCGGTTACGACTTTTTATCGCTGGTTAATAATTTGTTTACCCAGAAAAGCAGCGAAAAAGCTTTTACCGATTTTTACCACCAGTTGGTAGGTGAAGGTGCCGAAGTGCAGGAGCAAATTCACGAGAAAAAAGCCTATATCCTGGAGCATCACATGGCCGGCGAACTGGAAAACTTATACCAGTTATTCCGGGATTTAAACCTGCAGGATGATCCTGATTTAGAAGGTAAAAATGCCGAAATTTTAAAAAAAGTCATTGGCGAGTTTCTGGTGCAATGCCCGGTGTACCGTTTCTACGGCAATCAATTCCCGTTAAGCGAGGAAGAAGCCGCCGAATTGAGTAAGGTTTTTGAGCGCATCCGGAAAGGCAAATCCGAATTAAGTCCGGCGGTGGATATTCTGGAAAAGGTACTTTTGAATAAGCCGCAACAAGGCGATGAGGCTTACAACCAACGGGCGCAGCAATTCTACCAGCGCTGGATGCAGTTTAGCGGTCCGCTTATGGCGAAAGGCGTGGAAGATACGCTTATGTACACCTACAACCGCTTCGTGGGCCACAACGAAGTAGGCGATTCCCCGGAAGCTTTTGGGCACACCCCGGAAGAGTTTCACGCGCGCATGCAGGACCGGCAGAAGAACTGGCCTTTAACCATTAACGCTACCTCCACCCACGATACTAAACGCGGCGAAGACGTTCGCGCCCGCTTAAACGTGCTCACCGATTTACCCGAAGAATGGCTCCAGAAAGTGCAGGAATGGCAACAACTGACGCAGGACTTAATTAAAGAACATAAACCCGATGTAAACGATGCGTACTTTATCTTCCAGACTTTAGTGGGTGCCTACCCCATTCTGGCGGAAGAAGAAGCCAGCTTTGCGGACCGTTTACAAGAATATTTACAAAAAGCTTTACGCGAAGCCAAAATTAACTCCAACTGGACTACACCCGCTGAAGATTATGAACAAGCTACCAAAGATTTCGCGGTGGCTTTGCTGGATAAGCAATCTGGTTTCTGGCAGAGTTTTGAGCCGTTTTTTAAAAAAGTAGCCGATTTCGGGATTGTAAACTCGCTGGCTCAGGTACTGTTAAAATTTACCTGTCCCGGCATTCCCGATACGTACCAGGGAACCGAGTTGTGGGATCTAAGTCTCGTTGATCCCGACAACCGTCGGCCCGTGGATTATGAGCAACGCCTGAACTACCTCGAAGAACTCGATGCGTACGACCTGAACAAACAAGAAGCGCTCTGGACCGATTTATGGCAAAACCGCAACGATGCCCGCCTGAAACTCTGGCTTACCCGCAACTTGTTGCTGGAGCGTCGCAACAACGCCGATTTGTTTGCCAAAGGCAAGTACATACCTCTGGAAGTAACCGGTGAATATAAGGCTCACGTTTTTGCCTTTGCCCGCCAGCATTTGCGCACCTGGTACGTAGTAGCCGTGCCATTGCACTTAGCCGCCATCAGCTCCGGCGAAACGGTAGATTTATCTGCCATTGATTGGAAAGACACTAAAATTGTATTGCCGAAAGATGCTCCCGCCGATTGGCAAAACATGTTGCTCCGGACTTCGGGTAAATACGCCCACGAACTTCTGGTGCAGGATTTATTTAGCGTGTTGCCGGTATCGCTTTTAAAATTACAAGCCGTTAACGAACGTGGGGCTGGTATTTTGCTGCATATTACTTCGCTGCCGTCGCCGTTCGGTATTGGTGATTTAGGTCCTGAAGCGCGTAACTTTGCCAATGTCCTGAACCGAAGCAAGCAAAAATACTGGCAGTTGCTGCCGCTTAATCCTATTGAACAAGGTCAGGGTTATTCGCCATATTCTTCTATTTCGAGTAGAGCCGGTAATCCTTTGCTGATTAGTCCGGAGTTGCTGGCGAAAGAAGGATTGCTCCCGGATGTAGATCTGCAACAATACCACTTACCGCAAACCGGGTCGGTAGATTACCAGGAAGCACAACGCGTAAAAGATGAAATTCTGGACCTGGCCTGGCAAAATTTTAAAAATAATGATTTCCCGACTTTGCAGCGGCAGTTTCTGGATTATTGCCTCACCGAAGCTGCCTGGCTCGATGATTTTGCCTTGTACATGGTATTAAAAGCGCAAAATGGTGGTTCGGCCTGGTTCCAGTGGCCGGAGCAATTTAAGCAACGCGAACTGCAAGCCCTGGCCGATTTAACGGAGCAAAACCAGGAAACACTCGACAAAATTAAATGGGTACAGTTTATTTTCGCTAAACAATGGAAACGCCTGCGCACCTATTGCAATAACCGCGGCATCCAACTGTTCGGCGATATGCCTTTCTACATTTCCTACGACTCCGTAGATGTGTGGAGTAATCCTGAAATTTTTGCCGTGGATGAAGCAGGGAACATGACGGGCGTAGCCGGGGTTCCACCCGATGCTTTCAGCGACGATGGCCAGTTGTGGGGCATGCCTGTATTTCGTTGGGATGTTTTAAAAGAACGCGATTACGACTGGTGGGTAGGCCGCTTGCGCAAAAACATGGAGTTGTACGATCTGGTTCGGCTGGATCATTTCCGGGCTTTTGCCGATTACTGGGAAGTACCGGCCGGCGAAACTACCGCCCGCAATGGCGTGTGGCAACCCGGCCCGGGCGCTGATTTCTTTACCTACATGGAAAAAGAATTAGGCAGTTTGCCATTCGTGGCCGAAGACTTAGGCGAGATCAATGACCTGGTTTTAAAATTACGCGACGACTTTAACTTGCCAGGCATGAAAATACTGCAGTTTGCTTTCGGCGACGAAATGCCACAGAACGATTACATTCCGCACAACTACGCCCGTAACTTTATTGCCTACACCGGCACCCACGACAACAACACCGTGCTAGGCTGGTACCGCCAAGAAGGCCACAAGTACCATCAGCAAATCGAACACTATGTGGGCCGCGACCTGACTGAAGATGATATGTACTGGGTGATGAGCCGTTTAGCTTATGCTTCAGTGGCAAAAACTGCCATTCTGCCCCTGCAGGATTTGCTGGGCATCGACGAGCAAGGCCGCATGAATACGCCTGGCCAGGGCGAAGGAAACTGGGGCTGGCGCCTGTTACCCGGCCAGCTCACCCAAGAAGCAGAAAACGTCCTGAAAGAATGGACTTACCTCTATAACCGAACCTAG
- the treZ gene encoding malto-oligosyltrehalose trehalohydrolase: MNAISTNKRSLGVNFTPTGEASVVLWAPLLESADIRVAGKNKIPLKKQEFGYWQLTTTELQPGDQYKFVLNNEQEFPDPASLSQLDGVHGNSEAINISDFNWTDSNWNNLPLADYILYELHTGTFSPEGTFAGIAEKLDYLKSLGVNAIEIMPIAQFPGSRNWGYDGVFPYAVQNSYGGACGLQTLVDLCHQKGIAVVLDVVYNHMGPEGNYLGAYGPYFTDKYNTPWGNAINFDDAWCDGVRQYFAENVLMWFRDFHVDALRLDAVHAIKDFSAVHILREIKMHVNQLMKETGRTHHLIVELDLNDPKFINPLEEQGFGMDAQWIDEFHHALRVTATGERTGYYSDFTSISHLAKSYQDAYVYDGQYSPHRFKKFGLKAQNNPGQQFIVFSQNHDQVGNRMLGERTSQLVSLEMQKLMAGAVLVSPFLPMLFMGEEFAEPHPFLYFVSHTDPDLVEAVRKGRKAEFAAFHALGEAPDPQSEETFTQSKLQWEILNQEPHQTMLRYYQALIQLRQNTPALKNLNRQNLDVVSNEETKTLLLHRWHENQHVLCIMNFTQEVQPVTLPTYADNWQKLFDSASLEWNGQAAAPDAISSGIPVNLQPESLVIYQNS, from the coding sequence ATGAACGCAATATCTACCAATAAACGCTCATTGGGCGTTAACTTTACTCCTACCGGCGAAGCTTCCGTAGTGCTGTGGGCACCGCTTTTAGAAAGCGCCGACATCCGGGTGGCAGGTAAAAATAAAATACCGTTAAAAAAACAAGAATTTGGTTACTGGCAACTTACCACTACAGAGTTACAACCCGGCGACCAATATAAATTTGTCCTGAACAACGAGCAAGAGTTTCCGGACCCTGCTTCTTTATCGCAACTCGACGGCGTACACGGCAATTCCGAAGCTATAAATATTTCGGATTTTAACTGGACGGATAGCAACTGGAACAACCTGCCCTTAGCGGATTATATTTTATACGAACTGCACACCGGCACTTTCAGCCCAGAAGGTACTTTTGCCGGAATAGCCGAAAAACTGGATTACCTGAAATCGCTGGGAGTTAATGCCATTGAAATTATGCCAATTGCGCAATTCCCGGGTTCGCGTAACTGGGGCTACGATGGCGTTTTTCCGTATGCGGTACAAAATTCCTACGGCGGTGCCTGCGGTTTACAAACCCTGGTAGATCTTTGCCACCAGAAAGGTATTGCCGTGGTGCTGGATGTAGTATATAACCACATGGGTCCGGAGGGCAATTACCTGGGCGCTTATGGCCCGTACTTTACCGATAAATACAATACACCTTGGGGCAACGCTATTAACTTTGATGATGCCTGGTGCGACGGCGTGCGGCAATATTTCGCCGAGAACGTGCTGATGTGGTTCCGTGATTTTCACGTGGATGCCTTACGCCTAGATGCGGTGCACGCCATTAAAGATTTCAGTGCGGTACATATTCTGCGCGAAATTAAAATGCACGTAAACCAGCTCATGAAAGAAACCGGCCGCACGCACCACTTAATTGTAGAGCTGGATTTAAACGATCCTAAATTCATTAACCCCCTGGAAGAACAAGGCTTTGGGATGGATGCCCAATGGATTGATGAGTTTCACCATGCTTTGCGGGTAACTGCCACCGGCGAACGTACCGGCTATTATTCTGATTTTACCAGCATTAGTCATTTAGCCAAATCCTACCAGGACGCCTACGTTTACGATGGCCAGTATTCGCCCCACCGTTTTAAAAAGTTTGGTTTAAAAGCTCAGAACAACCCGGGTCAGCAGTTTATTGTGTTCTCGCAAAACCACGACCAGGTGGGCAACCGCATGTTGGGCGAACGTACCAGCCAATTGGTGAGTTTGGAAATGCAGAAGCTTATGGCGGGTGCCGTGTTGGTGAGTCCGTTTTTGCCGATGTTGTTTATGGGTGAAGAATTTGCGGAGCCGCACCCGTTTCTGTACTTCGTGAGCCACACCGATCCGGATTTAGTGGAAGCCGTACGCAAAGGCCGCAAAGCTGAATTCGCGGCTTTTCACGCCCTCGGCGAAGCGCCCGATCCGCAATCCGAAGAAACGTTTACTCAGTCGAAGCTGCAATGGGAGATCCTGAACCAGGAACCGCACCAAACCATGCTGCGGTACTACCAGGCATTGATTCAGTTGCGACAAAATACGCCGGCTTTAAAAAATTTAAACCGCCAAAACCTGGATGTGGTGAGCAACGAAGAAACCAAAACCTTGCTGCTGCACCGCTGGCACGAGAATCAGCACGTGTTATGTATCATGAATTTTACGCAGGAGGTACAACCGGTTACGCTCCCAACCTACGCCGATAACTGGCAAAAACTGTTTGATTCGGCCAGTCTGGAATGGAACGGACAAGCCGCCGCCCCAGATGCCATCTCCAGCGGAATTCCCGTTAATCTACAACCCGAGTCGCTGGTGATTTATCAGAACAGTTGA
- the glgX gene encoding glycogen debranching protein GlgX — MIKNPVVYPGKPYPLGATWDGEGVNFALYAENATGVELCLFDNDTDPSESLIILIAERTHQVWHAYLPWAKPGQLYGYRVHGPFDPMNGHRFNPNKVLIDPYAKAISGTIQWHDAMFGYDLHAEDQENRDLSFNDQDNAAYIPKSVVIDPAFNWDGDAPPRTPYHKSIIYETHVKGFTMMHPAIPEEIRGTYAALVHPVTIQYLTSLGITAIELMPVHHFVNDSILQDKGLSNYWGYNTIGFFAPDVRYSSSGTLGEQVSEFKNMVKEFHKAGIEVILDVVYNHTAEGNHLGPTLSFRGIDNAAYYRLIQEDKRYYMDYTGTGNTLNAMLPSVLRLIMDSLRYWITEMHVDGFRFDLASALARELHDVDRLGSFFDIIHQDPVISQVKLIAEPWDIGEGGYQVGKFPPGWTEWNGKYRDCMRDFWRGEKAMLPEFANRLTGSSDLYLDDYRRPTASINFITAHDGFTLNDLVSYNEKHNMANGENNNDGEDHNRSWNCGVEGPTDDEWVNTLRNRQKRNFLTTLFLSQGVPMLVAGDEISRTQNGNNNAYCQDNEISWLNWDKADVELLNFTRKLIHLRKNHPIFRRRRWFQGQPIKGIGVEDIAWFLPDGSEMNEDHWNQDFAKSLAVYFSGVGLHSKGPKGEHVFDDSFYIIFNASDIPLDFKLPIKKYGDKWTKILDTSLNQVDEPTDVYKDEDLVHVDSRAIVLLQHPII; from the coding sequence ATGATTAAAAATCCTGTTGTGTATCCCGGAAAACCGTATCCTTTAGGTGCTACCTGGGACGGGGAAGGGGTTAATTTTGCCCTGTACGCCGAAAACGCCACCGGCGTGGAACTATGCTTATTCGATAACGATACCGATCCGTCGGAAAGTTTAATTATTTTAATTGCCGAACGCACCCACCAGGTGTGGCACGCGTATCTGCCCTGGGCTAAACCGGGCCAGTTGTATGGTTACCGGGTACACGGTCCTTTCGACCCGATGAATGGCCACCGTTTTAATCCGAATAAAGTTTTGATTGATCCGTACGCCAAAGCCATTTCGGGTACCATTCAGTGGCACGACGCCATGTTTGGTTACGATTTACACGCCGAAGATCAGGAAAACCGCGATTTAAGTTTTAACGATCAGGACAACGCCGCCTATATTCCCAAGTCGGTAGTAATTGATCCGGCTTTTAACTGGGACGGCGATGCGCCTCCGCGTACTCCGTACCATAAATCGATTATCTACGAAACCCACGTAAAGGGTTTTACCATGATGCACCCGGCCATTCCCGAAGAAATCCGGGGTACGTACGCAGCGCTGGTGCACCCGGTAACCATTCAATATCTAACATCCCTAGGCATTACGGCCATTGAGTTAATGCCGGTTCACCATTTCGTGAACGACAGTATTTTACAGGACAAAGGCTTATCGAACTACTGGGGCTACAATACCATCGGCTTTTTTGCACCGGATGTGCGCTACTCCAGCAGCGGCACCTTGGGCGAGCAGGTCTCCGAATTTAAAAATATGGTGAAGGAGTTCCACAAAGCCGGCATCGAGGTTATTCTGGATGTGGTTTACAACCATACCGCCGAAGGCAACCACTTAGGGCCAACTTTATCGTTCCGGGGGATAGACAATGCGGCGTATTACCGTTTAATCCAGGAAGATAAACGGTATTACATGGATTATACCGGCACGGGTAATACCTTAAACGCCATGCTACCCAGTGTGCTCCGTTTAATTATGGACAGTCTGCGGTATTGGATTACCGAAATGCACGTAGATGGTTTCCGGTTTGATTTGGCTTCGGCGTTGGCCCGGGAGCTGCACGACGTAGACCGCCTGGGTTCTTTCTTTGATATTATTCACCAGGACCCAGTTATTTCCCAAGTGAAATTAATTGCCGAACCCTGGGATATTGGCGAAGGCGGCTACCAGGTAGGTAAATTCCCGCCGGGCTGGACCGAGTGGAACGGCAAGTACCGCGACTGCATGCGCGATTTCTGGCGCGGCGAAAAAGCCATGTTGCCCGAATTTGCCAACCGTTTAACCGGCAGCTCCGATTTATACCTCGACGATTACCGCCGGCCTACCGCCAGCATTAACTTTATTACGGCCCACGACGGTTTTACCCTGAACGACCTGGTTTCTTATAACGAGAAACACAACATGGCCAACGGCGAAAACAACAACGACGGCGAAGATCATAACCGTTCCTGGAATTGCGGCGTGGAAGGACCAACGGATGATGAGTGGGTAAACACGCTCCGCAACCGGCAAAAACGCAACTTTTTAACAACTTTGTTTTTATCGCAAGGGGTACCCATGCTGGTAGCCGGCGATGAAATTAGCCGTACGCAAAACGGGAACAACAACGCGTATTGCCAGGATAACGAAATTTCGTGGCTCAACTGGGACAAAGCCGACGTGGAATTACTCAACTTTACCCGCAAGCTGATTCACCTGCGCAAAAACCACCCGATTTTCCGGCGGCGCCGTTGGTTCCAGGGCCAGCCTATTAAAGGTATAGGCGTGGAAGATATTGCCTGGTTTTTACCCGATGGTTCTGAAATGAACGAAGATCATTGGAACCAGGATTTTGCTAAATCATTAGCCGTTTACTTTAGCGGGGTTGGTTTGCACTCCAAAGGGCCTAAAGGCGAACACGTTTTCGACGATTCGTTCTACATTATTTTTAACGCCTCCGATATTCCCCTGGACTTTAAGTTACCGATTAAAAAATACGGCGATAAATGGACCAAAATTCTGGACACCAGCTTAAATCAGGTAGATGAACCTACCGACGTATATAAAGACGAAGACTTGGTTCATGTTGATTCACGTGCCATCGTGTTGTTACAACATCCGATTATTTAG